In Hyphomicrobiales bacterium, the sequence TCGCTACATTTCGATATGTCGCTTGACATCGAAATGACAGGGGAGTCAATCATGTCGACAGTTATCGAAATGACGAGATGGTGATCATGGCTCGGGCTCCCCTCAACGTTCTCTTCGTCTGCACTGGCAACTCGGCCCGATCGATCATGGCCGAGGCGATCATCGGCCGGATCGCTCCCGGGAAGTTCAAGGGCTACAGCGCCGGCAGCGATCCCCGCGAAGAGATCAACCCGTTCGCGGCCCGGCTGCTCAAGTCGCTGAACTTCGACGTCACGCAATTCGAGCCGAAGAGCTGGGAGCAGTTTGCGAAGGTCGACGCGCCGCCCCTGGATTTCGTCTTCACGCTCTGCGACGACGCTGCGAACGAGCCTTGCCCGCACTGGCCGGGTCAGCCGATGAGCGCCCACTGGGGCTTGCCGGACCCTGCCGCATTCGTCGGCGAGGACGTCCAGAAGGCCCTTGCCTTCGCCGACGCCTACCGCATGCTGAACAACCGGATCTCGATCTTCAGCAACTTGCCGCTGGCCTCCCTCGAGCGGGTCGCCCTACAGCACCGGCTGGACGCGATCGGAACGGATCCCGGAATGAAGGACGACGCAGCTTGACTACCCGCCTCGAAGCCGCCAACGCCGTCGAGCTGCTGGGTGCGCTCGCCCAGCCCACACGGCTGGAGATCTTCCGGCTGTTGATGCGCTATCGGCCGCATGGCCTTGCGGCAGGCGATATCGGTCGGCTGCTGGCGGTTCAGCACAACACGCTGTCGACCCACCTTGCGGCGCTGGAGCAGGTCGGCCTGCTGGCGTCGCGCCGCGAGGGCCGCCACATCATCTTCGCGGCGGTGCCCGACCGAGCCGACGCCCTTCTCGGCTTCCTGTCGGAGGCGTGTTGCACGGAGCGCCCGTCTGTCTGCGGGAGCGAGGCCGCATCTTATCTCTCCCGCAGGGAGGCGGAGCCGACCGAGAAGCCCTGGCGGGTTCTCATCGTCTGCACTGGCAACTCCGCCCGGTCGATCATGGCGGAGGCGGTCATGAACCGCGAAGGCCTCGGCCGCATCCGAGCCTATTCGGCGGGAAGCCGCCCGCATGAGGAACCGCATCCGCAGGCGCTTCGGCTGCTTGCCGATCTGGGCTACGAGACAACCGATTTCCGATCGAAGTCCTGGGACGAATTCCTGGGCGCTGACGCCCCCCCGATCGACCTCGTCGTCACGGTCTGCGATTCCGCCGCGGAGGAGGAGTGCCCGTCGTTCCCGGGAGCGCCCTTGCGCGTCCACTGGGGACTGGATGATCCGGCTCGTATCGGCGGGCCCGCCGAGGCGCAGCGTGCCGCCTTCCGTCAGAGTTATCGCGATCTGACCGCTCGGGTCACTGCCCTCGTAAACCTGCCGTTCGAGACCATGACGCTGGCCGAGCTGGCGCCTGCGCTCGAGGCCATTGGACGCATGGACGGGGCCACGCCCAAATCGCTCGCTCAGGCGGCCTGACCCTCCCAGAAGGCTCTCGCGCCCTTCTGTCCGACGACGGCGGCGCTGCGTGTCTCAGAAATCCGCGGTCAGACACTTGCATTCTACAAGGATAGTTGCAATATTGAATTCATGAACGATGAACAGGCTGTCGCCTCCCTCTCAGCTCTTGCGCATGTCGACCGACTGGCGGCCTTCCGAATGCTGGTGAAAGCCGGACCTGACGGGATGCCGTCAGGAGAGCTAGCGGAGCGTCTTGAGATCCCTCCGACACGGATGAGCTTCCATCTGGCGACGCTGGAGCGATCGGGTCTCGTCGCGTCGCGGCGTGATGGACGCCGGATCATCTACGCCGCGAGCTACGATGACATGCGGGGGCTCCTCGGCTTCATCACCGAGGACTGCTGCGGCGGCAATGTTGCCATCTGTGGTGACCTCATGACGCTGGCCAACAAATCCTGCGTTTCGGCGACGTGCTGATGCGCCTCCTACGCGCGCCCTGACGCCGACAGGGCAAATACCAACCGCAATCTAACCATCTCCGATGTGCCCCAAGCGCGCCTCGGTCCGTTGGCGTGGGTGCGGCCCACCTGCCGCGCGCATACGCCGTCATCACTTGGAAGGTCCACGATGACCGTCACCATCTACCACAACCCCGCCTGTGGCACGTCACGCAACGCGTTGGCGATGATCCGCCTCTCCGGCGAAGAGCCGGTTGTCGTTGAGTATCTCAAGACGCCGCCGAAGCGGGAGACGCTGGTTTCCCTCCTAGCAGCGATGAAGCTCACGCCTCGCGATGTCCTTCGCCAGAAGGGGACGCCCTATGCCGAACTTGGCCTCGAGGACGCGAGCCTCACGGACGAGGCGCTTCTGGATGCGATGATGGCACATCCCATCCTGATCAACCGGCCGATTGTCATCACGGACAAGGGCGTCAGGCTATGCCGCCCATCCGAGGCGGTTCTCGAGTTGCTCGACCGACCGGTGGCGAGCTTCACCAAGGAAGACGGCGAGGTCGTGGGCGACGTAGGAGCAAGGTCATGAAGGCGACGGCTACAAGCTTGATCGATCTTCCGAACGTAGCCATCGACCAGTTGCAGTCGATCGACGAACCGGCCCTCGCCGAAGGCGCCACGCCCCAGCATCCACCGCGCATCCTCGTGCTGTACGGCTCGATCCGTGAGCGATCCTACTCGCGCCTGGCGGCGGAGGAGGCTGGTCGCCTGCTGCGCTGGTTCGGCTGCGAGGTGAGGACCTTCGATCCGCGCGGTCTGCCACTGCCTGACGGCGCTGAGCCCGATCATCCCAAGGTGAAGGAGTTGCGTGATCTCGCCGGCTGGGCCGAGGGCATGGTCTGGGTCAGCCCCGAGCGCCATGGCGCCATGACCGCGATCATGAAGGCGCAGATCGACTGGATACCGCTCAGTCTCGGCGCAAAGCGCCCGACGCAGGGGAAGACGCTGGCACTGATCCAGGTCAGCGGCGGGTCGCAGAGCTTCAACGCCGTGAACCAGATGCGCATCCTCGGCCGCTGGATGCGAATGATCACGATCCCCAATCAATCCTCGGTTCCGAAGGCCTTTCTCGAGTTCGACGAGGCCGGCCGCATGAAGCCTTCGCCCCTCTATGACCGCATCGTCGATGTC encodes:
- a CDS encoding hypothetical protein (Evidence 5 : Unknown function), with protein sequence MLVKAGPDGMPSGELAERLEIPPTRMSFHLATLERSGLVASRRDGRRIIYAASYDDMRGLLGFITEDCCGGNVAICGDLMTLANKSCVSATC
- the arsH gene encoding NADPH-dependent FMN reductase ArsH encodes the protein MKATATSLIDLPNVAIDQLQSIDEPALAEGATPQHPPRILVLYGSIRERSYSRLAAEEAGRLLRWFGCEVRTFDPRGLPLPDGAEPDHPKVKELRDLAGWAEGMVWVSPERHGAMTAIMKAQIDWIPLSLGAKRPTQGKTLALIQVSGGSQSFNAVNQMRILGRWMRMITIPNQSSVPKAFLEFDEAGRMKPSPLYDRIVDVCEELVKFTHLTRGRSSYLTDRYSERVESAEALMKRVNQSAI
- a CDS encoding Arsenate reductase; ArsR family transcriptional regulator — encoded protein: MTTRLEAANAVELLGALAQPTRLEIFRLLMRYRPHGLAAGDIGRLLAVQHNTLSTHLAALEQVGLLASRREGRHIIFAAVPDRADALLGFLSEACCTERPSVCGSEAASYLSRREAEPTEKPWRVLIVCTGNSARSIMAEAVMNREGLGRIRAYSAGSRPHEEPHPQALRLLADLGYETTDFRSKSWDEFLGADAPPIDLVVTVCDSAAEEECPSFPGAPLRVHWGLDDPARIGGPAEAQRAAFRQSYRDLTARVTALVNLPFETMTLAELAPALEAIGRMDGATPKSLAQAA
- a CDS encoding Arsenate reductase — its product is MVIMARAPLNVLFVCTGNSARSIMAEAIIGRIAPGKFKGYSAGSDPREEINPFAARLLKSLNFDVTQFEPKSWEQFAKVDAPPLDFVFTLCDDAANEPCPHWPGQPMSAHWGLPDPAAFVGEDVQKALAFADAYRMLNNRISIFSNLPLASLERVALQHRLDAIGTDPGMKDDAA
- the arsC gene encoding arsenate reductase, with the protein product MTVTIYHNPACGTSRNALAMIRLSGEEPVVVEYLKTPPKRETLVSLLAAMKLTPRDVLRQKGTPYAELGLEDASLTDEALLDAMMAHPILINRPIVITDKGVRLCRPSEAVLELLDRPVASFTKEDGEVVGDVGARS